The Penaeus vannamei isolate JL-2024 chromosome 39, ASM4276789v1, whole genome shotgun sequence genome window below encodes:
- the tim gene encoding protein timeless isoform X1 yields MEAIIKVLQELMTPVECLMPVEIMGRNYEGRHIVHELESAIVMTKKLFLDTRVTKALIDLMSTVLQDSKVLSLAECELINHCLLLVRNLLHVSNIPCPLINKAMYNPPTSSSSSNQQAGTSPDVLTEDQIMWNLFAHRFDNILIQLLTCDQQHLWNVTLVQLVSLMYREQQQSTIRKLIHEWLESSLSESSEDDENNTMSSSSSDAISTSDPVSDSSERLSPVDSVNKGEKTHPNANENNENSDTSRIAKTDKEDSCKDSGFGRSGSNMDSSPEESVSEGTSQHMGMQKTWNSTSTNDDSQQYSTDQTSSGNNLDQVQKINVQHSENKLENVSIDRMETSPLGFDNVKDSACDMKDELSERESDPGGSGGSEGGSEGSSPVPAMGQESPISQIDIDSRDPNPPQYIHNVEDEILTAVGSLLMEDGGCDPTPLRVETIDDMGQMDEEVNQQMCSSQESIKRPPNKEESGSSGDSSEKKPPPQLPKLLKNKPLTGQKRSRHTMSQKMLSESQENNESSNSTGSECDEGPHAKRPHHQKPHKMLSKPRPAKMLQKALQERNIKRSKLMKRKESNSIKAKALLHHHPTADDISNLLKEFTVDFMLNGYSNMVQGLRLQVMLPYQIDLDKSHVLWLITYFLRFAVELDLELSQICPVLSVDVVSYLVYEGVVMQEELEQAVRSGEDNLLPHVRRLHLVVTALREFFVALDVCLKKEQNLCNAGNLLQIKEELGQLVEVRQLFVLLIRMYRPGVLNLNYLQDLITTNHRFLTTQEGNNLTTSSLQCFNIVNHIKQFATMDMMRQYGRLLENFNINDETVNDCIFTMMHHIAGDLRNVNVLLQPPILRVFLRIWKEGFELCADWADLIEYVLRKCTRVRTEHPNKEKKDTQKPVSEPLGIELTDEDLDQLYSLYTASTSEQDLMDKIKEICCDDSIEEPIKKEVIQKLLARGFITTSECSKLCAEIPPIEPLASKSEGALSVECDVMQVSSDSEESMDAPQCAPETTLKNINKKYSKNINEVHEMMPLLGPLKSKKLTAPEVDNAKNMEEKIIPMHKETSDSVQGASSDKTEESAESNMTCTEDSTDWDDNTTITMLIGQLKEEGYGAQVQWLQLQLLEACYSKLKMVGPNLPKAEPVPCHFTLSNQSIPLVPWTSEQEEAFSSLKFRQLLGELGFHLPSDTGKIFPRIPHFWCPEVLFMVAKRLGPIDSSSLRVSVEWMQDMMQQMRAMTLTGALGSLGTQGDDDTAVLKDSSLLDCDDSSERVSDCSMENNRSSPTSPASSIDEKLALLHDEETESSEFSQRIPMAGLMVSPAGVPAGHENQDDPDGLMTSPVQVISTADDVMMMLSDTEEAPASVEGPSLCFENHDVKMDT; encoded by the exons ATGGAAGCAATCATTAA GGTGTTACAAGAGCTGATGACGCCTGTGGAATGCCTCATGCCGGTGGAGATCATGGGAAGAAATTATGAGGGTCGGCATATTGTGCACGAACTGGAATCAGCCATAGTAATGACTAAGAAACTATTCCTAGACACCCGCGTCACAAAAGCCCTCATTGATTTAATGAGCACGGTCTTACAG gaTTCCAAGGTGCTAAGCCTTGCCGAGTGTGAACTTATCAACCATTGCCTGTTGCTCGTGAGAAACCTCCTTCATGTGAGCAACATCCCTTGCCCACTCATTAACAAAGCCATGTACAATCCAccaacatcatcctcatcctcaaatCAGCAG gCTGGAACAAGTCCAGATGTTTTGACAGAAGACCAAATTATGTGGAACCTGTTTGCTCATAGATTTGACAATATCTTGATACAGTTGCTAACTTGTGACCAGCAG CATTTGTGGAATGTCACCCTAGTGCAGCTTGTTTCCTTGATGTATCGTGAGCAGCAGCAAAGCACAATTCGAAAGCTTATTCATGAATGGTTGGAATCCTCACTCTCGGAGAGTTCAGAGGATGATGAGAACAACACCATGTCATCGTCATCCTCA GATGCCATCTCAACATCTGACCCAGTATCGGACTCCTCAGAAAGGTTATCTCCTGTTGACAGTGTTAACAAAGGGGAGAAGACTCATccaaatgcaaatgaaaataatgaaaattcagACACTTCAAGGATtgcaaagacagataaagaggacaGCTGCAAGGACAGTGGGTTTGGTCGCTCAGGTTCCAACATGGATTCGTCACCCGAAGAGTCGGTCTCTGAGGGCACTAGTCAGCATATGGGTATGCAGAAAACATGGAATTCCACTTCTACAAATGATGATAGTCAGCAATATTCCACTGATCAGACATCATCAGGAAACAATTTGGACCAAGTCCAGAAGATAAATGTACAACATAGTGAAAATAAACTTGAAAATGTATCTATAGACCGAATGGAAACTTCTCCTTTAGGATTTGACAATGTCAAGGATAGTGCATGTGACATGAAAGATGaactgagtgaaagagaaagtgacccaggaggaagtggaggaagtgaagggggaagtgaaggtaGTAGTCCAGTGCCTGCAATGGGCCAGGAATCCCCAATATCACAGATAGACATTGATAGTCGGGATCCAAATCCTCCACAGTATATTCATAATGTTGAAGATGAAATTCTAACAGCTGTTGGCTCATTGCTGATGGAGGATGGTGGCTGTGACCCAACACCATTGAGAGTAGAGACCATAGATGATATGGGGCAAATGGATGAGGAAGTTAATCAGCAAATGTGTTCATCACAGGAATCCATCAAGAGACCCCCAAACAAGGAGGAGTCAGGGTCCAGTGGGGATTCAAGTGAGAAAAAGCCTCCACCTCAGTTACCAAAGTTGCTTAAGAACAAACCACTAACAGGTCAGAAAAGATCCAGACATACAATGTCACAGAAAATGCTTTCAGAGAGCCAGGAGAATAATGAATCCAGTAACTCTACCGGCTCAGAATGTGACGAGGGCCCCCATGCCAAGCGACCACACCATCAGAAGCCTCACAAGATGCTGAGTAAGCCAAGACCAGCCAAAATGTTGCAGAAGGCGCTGCAGGAAAGAAACATCAAGCGGAGTAAATTGATGAAGCGCAAAGAGAGCAATAGCATAAAGGCAAAAGCCCTCTTGCATCATCATCCAACAGCAGATGATATTTCAAACTTGCTGAAGGAGTTCACTGTGGACTTTATGCTTAATGGGTACTCTAATATGGTACAGGGTTTGAGACTACAAGTTATGTTACCCTACCAGATTGATCTTGACAAATCTCATGTTTTGTGGCTCATAACATATTTCCTGCGCTTTGCTGTTGAGCTGGATTTGGAGCTTTCGCAAATTTGTCCAGTTTTATCTGTAGAT GTGGTTTCCTACTTGGTATATGAAGGAGTAGTTATGCAAGAAGAACTGGAACAAGCAGTCCGTTCTGGTGAAGACAACCTGCTCCCTCATGTCAGACGTCTGCATCTTGTGGTTACAGCTCTTAGAGAATTTTTTGTAGCTTTAGATGTCTGTTTGAAGAAGGAGCAGAACCTATGTAATGCTGGGAATTTACTGCAGATAAAAG AGGAACTTGGGCAACTCGTTGAAGTTAGACAGTTGTTTGTCTTGTTGATACGGATGTACAGGCCAGGAGTATTGAACCTCAATTATCTCCAAGATCTCATTACGACAAATCATCGATTCTTGACAACTCAGGAGGGAAACAACCTCACAACTTCATCCTTGCAGTGTTTCAACATTGTAAATCATATCAAGCA GTTTGCCACCATGGACATGATGCGTCAATATGGCCGTCTCCTTGAAAACTTCAACATCAATGATGAAACTGTAAATGATTGCATATTCACAATGATGCACCACATTGCAGGAGACTTACGTAATGTTAATGTTTTACTGCAGCCTCCAATTTTGAGAGTATTTCTACGCATTTGGAAAGAAGGCTTTGAATTGTGTGCA GACTGGGCAGATCTCATAGAATATGTATTAAGGAAATGCACCCGTGTCCGCACAGAACACcccaataaggaaaagaaagacacacaaaaaccAGTGTCAGAACCTCTTGGCATTGAATTGAC GGACGAAGACCTAGACCAGCTCTACTCTCTGTACACTGCCTCCACCAGTGAGCAAGATTTGATGGACAAGATCAAGGAAATATGCTGTGATGATTCAATAGAAGAACCTATTAAGAAAGaa GTTATCCAGAAGTTGCTTGCCCGAGGATTTATAACTACAAGTGAATGTTCAAAACTTTGTGCTGAAATACCACCA ATTGAGCCCCTGGCCAGCAAGAGCGAAGGGGCCCTGAGTGTGGAATGTGACGTCATGCAAGTGAGCAGTGACTCGGAGGAATCCATGGATGCTCCGCAGTGTGCACCAGAAACTACACTCAAGAATATCAACAAGAAATACTCTAAGAACATTAACGAAGTTCATGAGATGATGCCACTGCTTGGCCCACTTAAAAGCAAGAAACTGACAGCGCCTGAGGTTGACAATGCAAAGAATATGGAAGAGAAGATCATCCCAATGCACAAGGAAACAAGTGATTCTGTACAAG GTGCTTCATCGGACAAAACAGAAGAAAGTGCAGAAAGCAACATGACCTGTACTGAAGACAGCACTGACTGGGATGACAACACTACCATTACAATGCTTATAG gcCAACTCAAAGAAGAAGGATATGGGGCTCAGGTCCAGTGGTTGCAACTCCAACTCCTAGAAGCTTGTTATTCAAAGCTAAAGATGGTTGGCCCAAATCTACCAAAGGCAGAACCTGTACCTTGTCATTTCACGT TATCAAACCAGTCTATACCTCTAGTTCCCTGGACAAGTGAGCAGGAAGAGGCTTTTTCTTCCTTAAAGTTCCGCCAGCTGCTTGGAGAGCTGGGCTTTCACCTTCCCTCTGACACGGGCAAAATCTTCCCAAGAATCCCCCACTTTTGGTGTCCAGAAGTACTATTTATGGTGGCAAAACGTCTCGGACCCATTGATAGCA GTTCCTTGAGGGTGTCTGTCGAGTGGATGCAGGACATGATGCAGCAAATGCGGGCCATGACCCTCACGGGTGCCCTCGGTTCCCTTGGCACTCA AGGAGATGACGACACCGCTGTCCTCAAGGATTCTTCATTGCTTGATTGTGATGACTCCTCTGAACGAGTTAGCGACTGCTCCATGGAGAACAATCGCTCTAGCCCCACCTCACCTGCATCCTCAATAGATGAGAAACTGGCGTTGCTGCATGATGAAGAGACTGAGAGCAGTGAATTTTCCCAAAG AATCCCTATGGCTGGTTTGATGGTATCTCCAGCAGGCGTACCAGCTGGTCATGAGAATCAAGATGACCCAGACGGCTTAATGACATCTCCAGTACAAGTAATTTCAACAGCTGATGATGTCATGATGATGTTATCAGACACTGAAGAGGCTCCTGCATCTGTAGAAGGACCTTCTCTGTGTTTTGAAAACCATGACGTGAAAATGGACACGTAG
- the tim gene encoding protein timeless isoform X2, whose protein sequence is MEAIIKVLQELMTPVECLMPVEIMGRNYEGRHIVHELESAIVMTKKLFLDTRVTKALIDLMSTVLQDSKVLSLAECELINHCLLLVRNLLHVSNIPCPLINKAMYNPPTSSSSSNQQAGTSPDVLTEDQIMWNLFAHRFDNILIQLLTCDQQHLWNVTLVQLVSLMYREQQQSTIRKLIHEWLESSLSESSEDDENNTMSSSSSDAISTSDPVSDSSERLSPVDSVNKGEKTHPNANENNENSDTSRIAKTDKEDSCKDSGFGRSGSNMDSSPEESVSEGTSQHMGMQKTWNSTSTNDDSQQYSTDQTSSGNNLDQVQKINVQHSENKLENVSIDRMETSPLGFDNVKDSACDMKDELSERESDPGGSGGSEGGSEGSSPVPAMGQESPISQIDIDSRDPNPPQYIHNVEDEILTAVGSLLMEDGGCDPTPLRVETIDDMGQMDEEVNQQMCSSQESIKRPPNKEESGSSGDSSEKKPPPQLPKLLKNKPLTGQKRSRHTMSQKMLSESQENNESSNSTGSECDEGPHAKRPHHQKPHKMLSKPRPAKMLQKALQERNIKRSKLMKRKESNSIKAKALLHHHPTADDISNLLKEFTVDFMLNGYSNMVQGLRLQVMLPYQIDLDKSHVLWLITYFLRFAVELDLELSQICPVLSVDVVSYLVYEGVVMQEELEQAVRSGEDNLLPHVRRLHLVVTALREFFVALDVCLKKEQNLCNAGNLLQIKEELGQLVEVRQLFVLLIRMYRPGVLNLNYLQDLITTNHRFLTTQEGNNLTTSSLQCFNIVNHIKQFATMDMMRQYGRLLENFNINDETVNDCIFTMMHHIAGDLRNVNVLLQPPILRVFLRIWKEGFELCADWADLIEYVLRKCTRVRTEHPNKEKKDTQKPVSEPLGIELTDEDLDQLYSLYTASTSEQDLMDKIKEICCDDSIEEPIKKEVIQKLLARGFITTSECSKLCAEIPPIEPLASKSEGALSVECDVMQVSSDSEESMDAPQCAPETTLKNINKKYSKNINEVHEMMPLLGPLKSKKLTAPEVDNAKNMEEKIIPMHKETSDSVQGASSDKTEESAESNMTCTEDSTDWDDNTTITMLIGQLKEEGYGAQVQWLQLQLLEACYSKLKMVGPNLPKAEPVPCHFTLSNQSIPLVPWTSEQEEAFSSLKFRQLLGELGFHLPSDTGKIFPRIPHFWCPEVLFMVAKRLGPIDSSSLRVSVEWMQDMMQQMRAMTLTGALGSLGTQGDDDTAVLKDSSLLDCDDSSERVSDCSMENNRSSPTSPASSIDEKLALLHDEETESSEFSQSRRTSWS, encoded by the exons ATGGAAGCAATCATTAA GGTGTTACAAGAGCTGATGACGCCTGTGGAATGCCTCATGCCGGTGGAGATCATGGGAAGAAATTATGAGGGTCGGCATATTGTGCACGAACTGGAATCAGCCATAGTAATGACTAAGAAACTATTCCTAGACACCCGCGTCACAAAAGCCCTCATTGATTTAATGAGCACGGTCTTACAG gaTTCCAAGGTGCTAAGCCTTGCCGAGTGTGAACTTATCAACCATTGCCTGTTGCTCGTGAGAAACCTCCTTCATGTGAGCAACATCCCTTGCCCACTCATTAACAAAGCCATGTACAATCCAccaacatcatcctcatcctcaaatCAGCAG gCTGGAACAAGTCCAGATGTTTTGACAGAAGACCAAATTATGTGGAACCTGTTTGCTCATAGATTTGACAATATCTTGATACAGTTGCTAACTTGTGACCAGCAG CATTTGTGGAATGTCACCCTAGTGCAGCTTGTTTCCTTGATGTATCGTGAGCAGCAGCAAAGCACAATTCGAAAGCTTATTCATGAATGGTTGGAATCCTCACTCTCGGAGAGTTCAGAGGATGATGAGAACAACACCATGTCATCGTCATCCTCA GATGCCATCTCAACATCTGACCCAGTATCGGACTCCTCAGAAAGGTTATCTCCTGTTGACAGTGTTAACAAAGGGGAGAAGACTCATccaaatgcaaatgaaaataatgaaaattcagACACTTCAAGGATtgcaaagacagataaagaggacaGCTGCAAGGACAGTGGGTTTGGTCGCTCAGGTTCCAACATGGATTCGTCACCCGAAGAGTCGGTCTCTGAGGGCACTAGTCAGCATATGGGTATGCAGAAAACATGGAATTCCACTTCTACAAATGATGATAGTCAGCAATATTCCACTGATCAGACATCATCAGGAAACAATTTGGACCAAGTCCAGAAGATAAATGTACAACATAGTGAAAATAAACTTGAAAATGTATCTATAGACCGAATGGAAACTTCTCCTTTAGGATTTGACAATGTCAAGGATAGTGCATGTGACATGAAAGATGaactgagtgaaagagaaagtgacccaggaggaagtggaggaagtgaagggggaagtgaaggtaGTAGTCCAGTGCCTGCAATGGGCCAGGAATCCCCAATATCACAGATAGACATTGATAGTCGGGATCCAAATCCTCCACAGTATATTCATAATGTTGAAGATGAAATTCTAACAGCTGTTGGCTCATTGCTGATGGAGGATGGTGGCTGTGACCCAACACCATTGAGAGTAGAGACCATAGATGATATGGGGCAAATGGATGAGGAAGTTAATCAGCAAATGTGTTCATCACAGGAATCCATCAAGAGACCCCCAAACAAGGAGGAGTCAGGGTCCAGTGGGGATTCAAGTGAGAAAAAGCCTCCACCTCAGTTACCAAAGTTGCTTAAGAACAAACCACTAACAGGTCAGAAAAGATCCAGACATACAATGTCACAGAAAATGCTTTCAGAGAGCCAGGAGAATAATGAATCCAGTAACTCTACCGGCTCAGAATGTGACGAGGGCCCCCATGCCAAGCGACCACACCATCAGAAGCCTCACAAGATGCTGAGTAAGCCAAGACCAGCCAAAATGTTGCAGAAGGCGCTGCAGGAAAGAAACATCAAGCGGAGTAAATTGATGAAGCGCAAAGAGAGCAATAGCATAAAGGCAAAAGCCCTCTTGCATCATCATCCAACAGCAGATGATATTTCAAACTTGCTGAAGGAGTTCACTGTGGACTTTATGCTTAATGGGTACTCTAATATGGTACAGGGTTTGAGACTACAAGTTATGTTACCCTACCAGATTGATCTTGACAAATCTCATGTTTTGTGGCTCATAACATATTTCCTGCGCTTTGCTGTTGAGCTGGATTTGGAGCTTTCGCAAATTTGTCCAGTTTTATCTGTAGAT GTGGTTTCCTACTTGGTATATGAAGGAGTAGTTATGCAAGAAGAACTGGAACAAGCAGTCCGTTCTGGTGAAGACAACCTGCTCCCTCATGTCAGACGTCTGCATCTTGTGGTTACAGCTCTTAGAGAATTTTTTGTAGCTTTAGATGTCTGTTTGAAGAAGGAGCAGAACCTATGTAATGCTGGGAATTTACTGCAGATAAAAG AGGAACTTGGGCAACTCGTTGAAGTTAGACAGTTGTTTGTCTTGTTGATACGGATGTACAGGCCAGGAGTATTGAACCTCAATTATCTCCAAGATCTCATTACGACAAATCATCGATTCTTGACAACTCAGGAGGGAAACAACCTCACAACTTCATCCTTGCAGTGTTTCAACATTGTAAATCATATCAAGCA GTTTGCCACCATGGACATGATGCGTCAATATGGCCGTCTCCTTGAAAACTTCAACATCAATGATGAAACTGTAAATGATTGCATATTCACAATGATGCACCACATTGCAGGAGACTTACGTAATGTTAATGTTTTACTGCAGCCTCCAATTTTGAGAGTATTTCTACGCATTTGGAAAGAAGGCTTTGAATTGTGTGCA GACTGGGCAGATCTCATAGAATATGTATTAAGGAAATGCACCCGTGTCCGCACAGAACACcccaataaggaaaagaaagacacacaaaaaccAGTGTCAGAACCTCTTGGCATTGAATTGAC GGACGAAGACCTAGACCAGCTCTACTCTCTGTACACTGCCTCCACCAGTGAGCAAGATTTGATGGACAAGATCAAGGAAATATGCTGTGATGATTCAATAGAAGAACCTATTAAGAAAGaa GTTATCCAGAAGTTGCTTGCCCGAGGATTTATAACTACAAGTGAATGTTCAAAACTTTGTGCTGAAATACCACCA ATTGAGCCCCTGGCCAGCAAGAGCGAAGGGGCCCTGAGTGTGGAATGTGACGTCATGCAAGTGAGCAGTGACTCGGAGGAATCCATGGATGCTCCGCAGTGTGCACCAGAAACTACACTCAAGAATATCAACAAGAAATACTCTAAGAACATTAACGAAGTTCATGAGATGATGCCACTGCTTGGCCCACTTAAAAGCAAGAAACTGACAGCGCCTGAGGTTGACAATGCAAAGAATATGGAAGAGAAGATCATCCCAATGCACAAGGAAACAAGTGATTCTGTACAAG GTGCTTCATCGGACAAAACAGAAGAAAGTGCAGAAAGCAACATGACCTGTACTGAAGACAGCACTGACTGGGATGACAACACTACCATTACAATGCTTATAG gcCAACTCAAAGAAGAAGGATATGGGGCTCAGGTCCAGTGGTTGCAACTCCAACTCCTAGAAGCTTGTTATTCAAAGCTAAAGATGGTTGGCCCAAATCTACCAAAGGCAGAACCTGTACCTTGTCATTTCACGT TATCAAACCAGTCTATACCTCTAGTTCCCTGGACAAGTGAGCAGGAAGAGGCTTTTTCTTCCTTAAAGTTCCGCCAGCTGCTTGGAGAGCTGGGCTTTCACCTTCCCTCTGACACGGGCAAAATCTTCCCAAGAATCCCCCACTTTTGGTGTCCAGAAGTACTATTTATGGTGGCAAAACGTCTCGGACCCATTGATAGCA GTTCCTTGAGGGTGTCTGTCGAGTGGATGCAGGACATGATGCAGCAAATGCGGGCCATGACCCTCACGGGTGCCCTCGGTTCCCTTGGCACTCA AGGAGATGACGACACCGCTGTCCTCAAGGATTCTTCATTGCTTGATTGTGATGACTCCTCTGAACGAGTTAGCGACTGCTCCATGGAGAACAATCGCTCTAGCCCCACCTCACCTGCATCCTCAATAGATGAGAAACTGGCGTTGCTGCATGATGAAGAGACTGAGAGCAGTGAATTTTCCCAAAG CAGGCGTACCAGCTGGTCATGA